gtatgtatgtatttgtgtataACCCCCACAGTGTATACTTAGATGTATGACTTATGAATACACCAGAAAATGTGTCAAATGGATTCTTCTTGCTccttcatgtatgtatgtatgtatgtatgtatgtattgtattgtatgtatgtatgtatgtatgtatgtatacttcgtgattttgtgtttgtattcttacgtgttattctctctctctctctctctctctctctctctctctctctctctctctctctctctctctctctctctctctctctctctctctctctctctctctctctctctctctctctctctctctctctctctctctctctctctctctctctctctctctctctctctctctctctcaatggtattggtaatagtagtagtagtagtagtagtagtagtaatagtagtagtagtaatataactaattattaatattatcattattattattattattattattattattattattattattattattccacgaacaaataattaaagagatacatttatatgtttgtttatttatttatttatttatttatttatttatttatttattcctttttatgattaagttgtgtttatttattggtaTCACACAAAATTTTGGAATGTCATAATTATATCTTTCTTTATATGCCGGGTGGACTAAATTATCTgatttttgtgagttttcctttttttttttccttttccctttaacAGTCATCACCATTAGACTGGGACAGGTTAAGTTTATCGCTGGCacaataaaaatttcaaaatgatcGAATTAATTTTAGCgaaaaggattaaaaagatTGATATACCCCCTTAAGTTACGTCAAATtacgttaagtttggttaggttagattaggtcaggtcaagttaggttagattaattcAGGTCAGGTCAGAATCATGTTAGAGACACAGGTTAGATCAGGTCAGAGAGTCACATCAGGTTGGAGAGACAAGTTAGATCAGGTGAGAGAGTCATGTCaggtcggagagagagaggttaggtcaagtcaggtgTGAGGGAGTCAAGCTTCGCAAAGGGTGACACAGGTGGCTCCTGGCTCGCACCTTCCTGACCCAATATCGAACACCTTGCCCTCGTCACACATGAAATGCAGAGCGGGGTCGGGTGGGCCAGTCTCCACACAGATGTAGTACCACAGGCAGTCCAGTGGGTCAGCAATCTGCACAAAGCCAGGGTGACAGTAGGGCGTGCAGAGGTCAGAGCAGCAGGCGTCCGGGTCAGTGGTGCAGAGCTTACCGTTAAAGTAGGGTCTGCTATTGGGACATCTAAGCTCCtgcgaggaaagagagaagcagtggtggttgtggtggttgtggtggtagtggtggtagtggtactaGTTTCATGAAAGCAACCTTGAAAATTTTGTTGccctccactgcagcctgttaaactataggaccatgaaaacacccttgaaaaccccaataacttccactgcagcctgttaaactgttaaactgtcactggaaccatgaaaacacccttgaaaaccccaatgaTCTCCACTActgcctgttaaactatcactagaaccatgaaaacaccctagaAAACCCAAATGAtctccactgcagcctgttaaactatcactggaaccatgaaaacacccttgaaaaccccaataacttccactgcactATTGTTGAACCATTCTTGAGAAACCGCAGGACTCAGAGGAGAGCCTGTTACCTGGCTAGGGTGCAGCGACGCATCACACACATAGTAGGTAGTGCAGTCTTTGGGGTCAGAAATCATATCAAGAGCGGAGTTGCAGGTCATATGACACAATGAAGGGAGACacagaggcgtacattcctccgTACCCTGACACATGCCATTCTCGAAGTGCCCTGAGTTGCAAGGCACAGCATGGTCTGAGGGCAGTTCATCAGCAAGGCACACATAGAATTGGGTGCAGTTATAAGGGTCAGCCACGAAGTCTCCTGCTGTGTGTCCTGAGCAGTCTGGGAGGCAGTGGCCAGCTGTGGTGATCCCCGCTGCTGTGTGAACCTGCCGGGGAACCGAGGCGTTACTGTGTATGtggcgggggggagggggggtggaAGTGGGGGGCAaaaaatccttgaaaacccaataacttccactgcatcCTGTCAAcgtgtcactggaatcatgaaagcgCCATTCAAAACCGCAGTAACTCACACCCACACCTTTTAAAAGCAAGAGATAAGACAGAAGATCgttaatagcagcagcagtagtagtagtagtagtagtagtagtagtagtagtagtagtagtagtagtagtagtagaacctcaccagtagagcggctatGAGGAGATGTAGTATGTTCATGTTGTCTAATTGAAAAAGCTCCATTCACCTTCACATACTGCCTTTTATCATTACTGTCCAAGGTCAAGAGGGCTGGGGGCTGGCAGAAGTCGGGGCTAGAGGAGGGGGTGGCGGTGCTCGGGCAGGGCTTCACAGTAACTCTTGCATCACAGTGGAGGTGAAGGTGCTTATGGCTGTGATATTTTcctggatatgtgtgtgtgtgtgtgtgtgtgtgtgtgtgtgtgtgtgtgtgtgtgtgtgtgtgtgtgtgtgtgtgtgtgtgaaagcgaGCACGTGTTTCtatctttgttttattcttctgcttcttattgtttggttgttgttgttgttgttgttgttgttgttgttgttgttgttgttgttcctcctcctcctcctcctcacagttgtgcatagcgacacacacacacacacacacacacacacacacacacacacacacacacacacacacacacacacacacacacacacacacacacacacacacacacacacacacacacatttgatgGTGCCACCGCCCCTCATTGGCTAATAAAGCTTGTGAGGAACCAATGAGAAAAGCGATCGTCGTCACCATGGGAAGACCAGCCAGACGCACACGTGGGCACTACATTGAAGGTGACGGAGGGCGGGAGGGATCAGGGGtaggggagtgggggaggagaaATGTTATCAGTCACGCGTCTGATATGAAGAACGCCGCTTTTCTCACACATTCAGCAATATTTCTGCGCCGctcttcacctcttccattactttccaaaggctctagttgaagttgtactGGTTTTTaaagttgtagtgacagattaacaacatttctacactgTTAAATTGCTCTGGTTGAAGTTGTACTGGTTTTTaaagttgtagtgacagattaacaacatttctatactGTTAAATTGCTCTGGTTGAAGTGTTACAAGGATTCTTAAGGTAATctttacggttgtagtgacagattaataacatttctacattgttaacaggagaaacactcttttatgttatgcaggaaggacaccggccaagggcaacaaaaatccaattaaaaaaagaaaaaataataaatctttAATGGcggtccccaaatagggtctgGCTTTAAgtgttacttttatttatttatttatttatttatttatttatttattattattattattattattattattattattattattattattattattattattattattattatttcatttcatttcatttcattcagtGCCTTAATGCGAGACTATAGCATTGTCTTcatttcatcatcttcattgtgAGCATTATAATCCTATAacccctaacctgacctgacctaacctaacctaacctaacctaacctgacctgacctaacctaacctaacctaacctaacctaacctaacctaacctaacctaacctaacctaacctaacctaacctaacctgacctgacctaacctaacctaacctaacctaacctgacctgacctaacctaacctaacctgacctaacctaacctaacctaacctaacctgacctgacctaacctgacctgacctaacctaacctaacctgacctaacctaacctaacctgacctaacctaacctgacctgacctgacctgacctaacctaacctgccacCGCGGAAGTTTGTCGATCTATTTCCTGTGGTTTCATTGCAAGTGGAGACagacaagcaacaacaacatcaacaacaacaacaacaacaacaacaacaacaacaacaacagcagcacaagACTATGTTTCCAATTTCTAGTTTGCTAAGTCaaagaaaaactaaagaaaa
The window above is part of the Scylla paramamosain isolate STU-SP2022 unplaced genomic scaffold, ASM3559412v1 Contig4, whole genome shotgun sequence genome. Proteins encoded here:
- the LOC135096437 gene encoding uncharacterized protein LOC135096437 yields the protein MELFQLDNMNILHLLIAALLVHTAAGITTAGHCLPDCSGHTAGDFVADPYNCTQFYVCLADELPSDHAVPCNSGHFENGMCQGTEECTPLCLPSLCHMTCNSALDMISDPKDCTTYYVCDASLHPSQELRCPNSRPYFNGKLCTTDPDACCSDLCTPYCHPGFVQIADPLDCLWYYICVETGPPDPALHFMCDEGKVFDIGSGRCEPGATCVTLCEA